Part of the Methanomicrobia archaeon genome is shown below.
AGCGAGCATACCGCACCTTTTGACGCACTGGTTTATCTTCTCGATGGAGAAGCAGAGATTGTCATCTCGGGCAAACCGCTCCGCGTGAAGGCAGGTGAGATGGTTCTCATGCCCGCCAATGAACCACATGCGCTGAGAGCCGTGAAGCGATTTAAAATGCTATTGACAATGCTACGGTCTTAACGTGAACCCATAGGATCGCAATTTTGAGGTAGCTTTGGATACAGAGGATCACAGGGGATTTGAGATGAGGGTATGTAGGAATAAGCTGCAAAGAATTTGGGATAGTTAACCTCAATGCTCAAAAGCGAAAGGCATATATACATTCTCAAACATAATATGAGTAAGATAAAAACCCCCTCGATAGGTTGTAAATAGAAGGTTGGAAATGATTCAAGATAGAAAAGTCCGCGGAAGAGATGCTTTTCAAACTGATCCGAGGTTTTCAACAGATGACGGCCTCTATTACTCCACACCGAAAGGGCTGTTTTATCTGGGGTTATCAGAAGAAGTTTTGAGTAATCAATCATTGAAGGATCTGAAAGGAAAAATTCAATTAATTTTTACCTCCCCTCCGTTTCCTCTAAACAGAAAGAAAAAATATGGGAACCTTCAAGGCTCAGAGTACGCCTCATGGCTATCAAGCTTTGCTCCTTTGTTTTCGGAGTTTTTAACACCAGATGGTTCTATCGTCATAGAATTAGGGAATGCATGGAACCCTGGGGCCCCAACAGTCTCCACACTTCCCATGGAAGCCCTTCTTAAGTTCAAAGAAATAGGTAACTTTCAACTTTGCCAAGAGTTTATTTGTTATAATCCTGCCCGTTTACCCACACCAGCACAATGGGTGACAATAGAACGAATTAGAGTGAAAGATGCGTTTACGAGACTCTGGTGGTTTAGTCAATCTCCTCGGCCCAAGGCAAACAACCGTCAAGTCTTAGTAGAATACAGTGCTGCTATGAAGAAATTATTAAAATCTAGGAAGTATAACCCTGGCCGACGACCATCCGAGCATGTTATTGGTGAACAATCTTTTTTAAAGGACAATAATGGAGCTATTGCACCTAATGTCATTATAGCAGCCAACACGAGTTCATTGGATTCTTATTTAGATTATTGTCGCGAAAATGGTTTAGAGCACCATCCTTCGAGAATGCCTGCTGATTTGGCTGAGTTTTTCGTGAATTTTCTTACTGAAACAGACGATTGGATAATGGACCCCT
Proteins encoded:
- a CDS encoding cupin domain-containing protein produces the protein MNHNTGQSGLEELVAHAIKVVDLAAYQAGAVVSRTVIDKKAGTVTFFAFDEGQGLSEHTAPFDALVYLLDGEAEIVISGKPLRVKAGEMVLMPANEPHALRAVKRFKMLLTMLRS
- a CDS encoding site-specific DNA-methyltransferase, with translation MIQDRKVRGRDAFQTDPRFSTDDGLYYSTPKGLFYLGLSEEVLSNQSLKDLKGKIQLIFTSPPFPLNRKKKYGNLQGSEYASWLSSFAPLFSEFLTPDGSIVIELGNAWNPGAPTVSTLPMEALLKFKEIGNFQLCQEFICYNPARLPTPAQWVTIERIRVKDAFTRLWWFSQSPRPKANNRQVLVEYSAAMKKLLKSRKYNPGRRPSEHVIGEQSFLKDNNGAIAPNVIIAANTSSLDSYLDYCRENGLEHHPSRMPADLAEFFVNFLTETDDWIMDPFAGSNVTGAVAERLGRRWISIEPNEEYAKGSIGRFVKAGIETEVFKN